The following coding sequences lie in one Nitratireductor mangrovi genomic window:
- a CDS encoding TRAP transporter large permease subunit, with the protein MGIEVETDAAPEGAASTDMHGGFARIVDRSLEGVTVGLMLVAVAVACLQVVLRYIFNSGLPWPEELATWVFGWAVFLGMAVATARDSHISIDVVTRALPARPRAYLLLFNRSVMAAASIMLVIHGWDYANRVISASPALQWSMQYYFVVLPVGAAFNLFFLAWPSTSRTWLQGLGVLIGGVLIYAAIRYGASSVYGQSGSAIVLVAAGIVSIVIGVPVAFALIFGAFAAFAAFNPLLLVTISQNMGASMNSFTLLAIPFFILAAAVMNAGGITPRLVDLAMQLVGHLRGGLGQANVVTNTMLAGVSGSSTADASTIAKLLVPEMAERGYSRPFGAALTASAATLANLIPPSLGLIIYAALASVSVGALFVATIVPGLMVAGALMLVVYVLSRLRGYGGDLPKASLRERMSSLGLAIPALILPVIIVGGVRFGVFTATEAGAIAFIYAFLCGALLYRKLTAANFIAAIRESALDTVVIAIIIAAAAPFAWVLAFEQVPQKIALGLAELVSQPIVLILAINLFLIIVGLFMEMIASLVILVPILVPLVIAGGMDPIQFGVVIVMNLVIGALTPPLGVLVFTTARVGGANQTETFKAILPFVAALVTVLMLVTFVPAFTMLPVAWLGP; encoded by the coding sequence ATGGGCATTGAAGTCGAAACCGATGCCGCGCCCGAAGGCGCGGCATCCACCGATATGCATGGTGGCTTCGCGCGGATCGTCGACCGATCGCTGGAGGGGGTCACGGTCGGGCTGATGCTCGTGGCGGTCGCCGTCGCGTGCCTTCAGGTCGTGCTTCGCTACATTTTCAACTCGGGTCTGCCCTGGCCCGAAGAACTTGCGACCTGGGTCTTCGGCTGGGCGGTCTTTCTCGGCATGGCAGTCGCAACCGCCCGCGATTCGCACATATCGATCGACGTGGTCACCCGGGCACTTCCCGCACGACCCCGCGCCTATCTGCTTCTATTCAATCGCTCGGTGATGGCCGCCGCCAGTATCATGCTGGTCATACATGGCTGGGACTATGCGAACCGCGTGATCTCGGCGTCGCCCGCCCTCCAGTGGTCGATGCAGTACTACTTCGTCGTGCTGCCCGTAGGTGCCGCGTTCAATCTTTTCTTCCTGGCTTGGCCATCGACCAGCCGCACATGGCTGCAGGGTCTTGGCGTGCTCATCGGCGGCGTGCTGATTTACGCCGCAATCCGCTACGGCGCATCCAGCGTCTACGGGCAGAGCGGCAGCGCAATCGTGCTGGTCGCCGCCGGGATCGTATCCATTGTCATCGGCGTGCCGGTCGCCTTTGCACTGATCTTTGGCGCCTTCGCGGCCTTCGCCGCCTTCAATCCGCTTCTGCTGGTCACGATCTCGCAGAACATGGGGGCGTCGATGAATTCGTTCACGCTGCTGGCCATCCCCTTCTTCATTCTCGCCGCCGCAGTCATGAACGCTGGCGGGATTACGCCGCGGCTGGTCGACCTCGCCATGCAGTTGGTCGGCCATCTGCGCGGCGGTCTCGGGCAGGCCAACGTCGTCACCAATACCATGCTGGCCGGCGTCTCAGGCTCGTCCACCGCCGACGCTTCCACGATCGCCAAATTGCTGGTTCCCGAGATGGCCGAGCGCGGCTACAGCCGCCCGTTCGGAGCGGCTCTGACCGCATCCGCAGCCACACTGGCGAACCTCATTCCGCCAAGCCTGGGACTGATTATCTACGCTGCCCTCGCCTCGGTCTCGGTCGGCGCGCTGTTCGTCGCCACGATCGTGCCGGGACTGATGGTCGCCGGCGCGCTGATGCTCGTCGTCTACGTGCTGTCGCGACTGCGGGGCTATGGCGGCGACCTGCCGAAAGCCTCGCTTCGGGAGCGCATGTCGTCACTGGGGCTGGCAATCCCGGCCCTGATCTTGCCGGTGATTATCGTCGGCGGCGTGCGTTTCGGCGTGTTCACCGCCACCGAGGCCGGCGCAATCGCCTTCATCTACGCCTTTTTGTGCGGGGCGCTGCTCTACCGCAAGCTGACGGCGGCGAACTTCATCGCGGCCATCCGTGAATCGGCGCTCGACACGGTGGTGATCGCGATCATCATTGCCGCTGCCGCTCCCTTCGCCTGGGTGCTGGCCTTTGAGCAGGTGCCACAAAAGATCGCGCTGGGACTTGCCGAACTCGTCTCTCAGCCGATCGTACTCATCCTCGCCATCAACCTGTTCCTGATCATCGTCGGCCTGTTCATGGAGATGATCGCTTCCCTGGTCATTCTCGTGCCCATCCTTGTGCCGCTGGTGATCGCCGGCGGCATGGACCCGATCCAGTTCGGCGTCGTGATCGTCATGAACCTCGTCATAGGCGCGCTCACACCACCGCTCGGCGTGCTGGTGTTCACCACCGCGCGCGTGGGCGGAGCGAACCAGACCGAAACGTTCAAGGCCATCCTGCCTTTCGTAGCGGCGCTCGTAACAGTGCTGATGCTGGTGACGTTCGTGCCTGCATTCACCATGCTGCCAGTGGCCTGGCTCGGGCCCTGA
- a CDS encoding Gfo/Idh/MocA family protein, with product MKKTRIAIVGLGMAVTPHARGLVDLAGEVEVAYAFSPSEARRKAFADKFAFPTCDSLDTILKDRSVDAVAVYTPANTHRDIGLACAHAGKHVLMEKPLDITTARAIELVEGCRTAGVKMGVVLQHRFRPAGVRLAEILAAGELGRIVGCSAAIRLWRPQSYYDEPGRGSFARDGGGVLISQGIHTLDLMLSLAGQVDTVTGFNTTTPVHTMETEDMVCAAIRFDNGAFGTIEATTAAYPGFAEEIVLTCEKGTARLTGTQLLVQFQDGGEETIEADRSAGGTGADPMAFPHDYHRSVMADFVAAIRDGSAPKVTGYEALKVHRLIDALIETGQTGKAVAVAR from the coding sequence GTGAAAAAGACGCGCATCGCGATCGTCGGTCTGGGCATGGCGGTCACGCCCCACGCCAGGGGGCTCGTCGACCTTGCCGGCGAGGTGGAGGTGGCTTACGCCTTCAGCCCTAGCGAGGCGCGTCGCAAGGCGTTCGCCGACAAATTTGCGTTCCCGACCTGCGACAGCCTCGACACGATCCTGAAAGACAGGAGCGTCGATGCCGTCGCGGTCTACACGCCGGCCAACACACATCGTGACATCGGCCTTGCCTGCGCGCACGCGGGCAAGCATGTGCTGATGGAGAAGCCGCTCGACATCACCACGGCGCGCGCCATCGAGCTTGTCGAAGGCTGCCGCACCGCCGGCGTGAAAATGGGGGTGGTGCTTCAGCATCGTTTCCGTCCAGCCGGAGTGAGGCTGGCGGAGATACTGGCAGCGGGCGAACTCGGCCGGATCGTCGGCTGTTCGGCTGCGATCCGCCTGTGGAGGCCGCAATCCTATTACGACGAGCCCGGCCGCGGGTCCTTCGCCCGCGACGGTGGCGGGGTCCTGATTTCCCAGGGCATCCACACGCTTGACCTGATGCTGAGCTTGGCCGGGCAGGTCGACACTGTGACCGGTTTCAACACGACGACACCGGTGCACACCATGGAAACAGAAGACATGGTCTGCGCAGCCATACGCTTCGACAATGGTGCTTTCGGCACGATCGAAGCCACGACCGCCGCCTATCCCGGCTTCGCCGAGGAGATCGTGCTGACCTGTGAGAAAGGCACCGCCCGCCTCACCGGCACGCAACTGCTGGTCCAGTTCCAGGACGGTGGCGAGGAAACCATCGAGGCCGACAGGAGCGCCGGCGGCACGGGGGCCGATCCCATGGCGTTCCCCCACGACTACCATCGCTCGGTGATGGCCGATTTCGTCGCGGCGATCCGCGACGGCAGTGCGCCGAAGGTGACCGGCTATGAGGCATTGAAGGTGCACCGCCTGATCGACGCGCTGATTGAGACCGGGCAGACCGGAAAGGCCGTGGCGGTAGCCCGATGA
- a CDS encoding Gfo/Idh/MocA family protein, giving the protein MSSPLRFAAIGLDHRHIYHLVGENIAAGAECVGYCSETSDPRVLEGFRERFPALAEVERDRLFDDRSIDFIVCASIPVDRPAIAVRAMRAGKDVMVDKPGATSLVQVTELERVAAETGRIFSICFSERFVVRACEAASRLVAEGAVGRVVQTTGLGPHRLNRAIRPEWFFRPETFGGILTDIGSHQIDQFLHFTGNLSADIVASTVSNHALPDVPLFEDFGEILLRADDASGFIRVDWYTPDGLPTWGDGRLFLLGTEGTIELRKYVDIDGRPGADHLFLVDQRGTQHIDCSAEPLAYFKRFQDDVRERTDTAMRKGHALTVTRLAIEAQSVARRLGSRA; this is encoded by the coding sequence ATGAGCAGCCCCTTGCGCTTTGCGGCGATCGGGCTTGATCACCGGCATATCTACCACCTTGTGGGCGAGAACATTGCGGCAGGCGCCGAGTGCGTCGGCTACTGTTCCGAGACCAGTGATCCTCGGGTTCTGGAGGGGTTTCGCGAGCGTTTCCCCGCACTTGCCGAGGTCGAGCGTGACCGGCTGTTCGACGATCGATCCATCGATTTCATCGTTTGTGCATCGATTCCGGTCGACCGACCGGCGATCGCCGTCAGAGCCATGCGCGCTGGCAAGGACGTGATGGTCGACAAGCCGGGCGCGACAAGTCTTGTCCAGGTGACTGAACTGGAACGGGTAGCAGCAGAGACGGGGCGCATTTTCTCCATCTGCTTTTCCGAGCGTTTCGTCGTGAGAGCCTGTGAGGCCGCTTCGCGGCTGGTGGCTGAGGGCGCGGTTGGTCGCGTGGTACAAACAACAGGTCTCGGCCCCCACCGCCTCAACCGCGCAATCAGGCCAGAGTGGTTTTTTCGGCCGGAGACATTCGGCGGCATTCTAACCGACATCGGCTCGCACCAGATCGACCAGTTCCTGCACTTTACCGGTAACTTGTCCGCCGACATCGTCGCAAGCACAGTCTCCAATCACGCCTTGCCCGACGTTCCCCTGTTCGAGGATTTCGGCGAAATTCTTCTGCGTGCGGACGATGCGTCGGGCTTTATTCGCGTCGACTGGTACACGCCTGACGGCCTGCCGACCTGGGGCGATGGTCGGCTGTTCCTGCTTGGCACCGAAGGTACGATCGAACTCAGGAAGTATGTAGACATCGACGGACGTCCGGGGGCGGATCACCTGTTTCTTGTCGACCAGCGGGGAACCCAACACATCGACTGTTCAGCCGAGCCACTGGCCTACTTCAAGCGATTTCAAGATGACGTGCGCGAGCGCACCGACACGGCCATGCGGAAGGGCCACGCACTCACCGTCACGAGGCTGGCGATCGAGGCGCAATCCGTCGCCCGCCGCCTGGGGAGCCGTGCATGA
- the uxuA gene encoding mannonate dehydratase, translating to MRHMWRWFGPHDKCRIEDIEQSGALGVVSALHHLPNGVVWRPQEIALRKQQVAHRSNGEPSTLRWDVVESLPVSEDIKKQNGDWREHVEAYKQSLRNLACAGIEIVCYNFMPVLDWTRTALRWRVRNGATCMRFDIHDFAAFDIHILRREGAARDFDREVVEEAARRHAAMSDEAQQVLARSVTMGLPGSTESMDLARVREHLAAYGPITPARLRRHLTDFLQQVVPVAEEVGIRLCCHPDDPPFPLLGLPRVMSTADDYATILEAVDSPANGMTLCSGSLGARPDNDLPAIMDHFGSKVHFLHLRNVKRDTEALVGSFYEAEHLEGDTDMVALIASVLREEMRRRGEGRTDAEIPMRPDHGQEIVDDLGRGGQPGYPIVGRLRGLAELRGIERALASTRAYVLQSG from the coding sequence ATGAGGCATATGTGGCGCTGGTTTGGGCCGCATGACAAGTGCCGCATAGAGGACATCGAGCAGTCAGGAGCCCTCGGCGTTGTCTCGGCTCTGCATCACCTGCCGAATGGCGTCGTATGGCGTCCGCAGGAAATCGCGCTGCGCAAGCAACAGGTCGCGCACCGATCGAACGGTGAGCCGTCTACACTGCGCTGGGACGTCGTTGAAAGCCTCCCCGTCAGCGAGGACATCAAGAAGCAGAATGGCGACTGGCGCGAGCACGTCGAGGCATACAAGCAGTCGTTGCGCAATCTCGCTTGCGCCGGCATCGAGATTGTCTGCTACAATTTCATGCCGGTACTGGACTGGACCCGCACTGCACTGCGTTGGCGCGTTCGGAACGGTGCGACATGCATGCGCTTCGACATCCACGACTTCGCGGCATTCGATATTCACATCCTGCGCCGCGAAGGCGCCGCTCGCGACTTCGACCGAGAAGTGGTGGAGGAAGCCGCGCGTCGCCATGCCGCAATGAGCGACGAAGCCCAGCAGGTGCTCGCCCGTTCAGTCACGATGGGTCTGCCGGGATCCACCGAGTCGATGGATCTGGCGCGTGTGAGAGAGCATCTCGCGGCGTACGGTCCGATCACGCCCGCCCGCCTCCGAAGGCATCTCACAGATTTTCTGCAGCAGGTCGTGCCGGTCGCCGAAGAGGTGGGCATCAGGCTGTGTTGCCATCCCGATGATCCGCCCTTTCCACTGCTCGGGCTGCCGCGCGTCATGTCTACCGCCGATGACTACGCAACAATTCTCGAAGCCGTCGACAGCCCAGCGAACGGGATGACGCTTTGTTCCGGCTCGCTCGGCGCGCGCCCGGACAACGACTTGCCCGCCATCATGGACCACTTTGGCAGCAAGGTGCATTTCCTGCATTTGCGCAATGTCAAGCGCGATACCGAGGCCCTTGTGGGTTCCTTCTACGAGGCCGAGCACCTTGAGGGCGACACCGACATGGTTGCACTCATCGCCTCGGTCCTGCGCGAGGAAATGCGCAGGCGTGGCGAGGGTCGCACCGATGCCGAGATCCCGATGCGCCCCGACCATGGGCAGGAGATCGTCGACGACCTCGGGCGCGGAGGGCAGCCGGGATATCCGATCGTCGGGCGTCTCCGCGGTCTTGCCGAGCTGCGAGGCATCGAGCGGGCTTTGGCCTCTACCCGTGCATACGTTCTCCAATCTGGCTGA
- a CDS encoding aldehyde dehydrogenase, which yields MNVMHSPTVGPKTPESFFINGRWVEPISKQLLKVVSPATEELLLSYPEAGPADIDRAVAAARAAFDKGPWPQMSATERARYLRRVAELLNGRLDEIAQAWTLQVGAPISLTKKLVGQNPTLFNYYADLIETFAFVDERKRDDGGRVRVVKEPVGVCAAITPWNAPLVLLSYKVAAGLAAGCTMVAKPSPETPLEAYILAECIERAGLPEGVFNIVPAGREGGDRLVRHKGIDKVAFTGSTGAGKHIAAVCSERLARVSLELGGKSAAVLLDDADFQAALPSLMVYTMPITGQVCFSLTRILVPERREKEFLDLYLGAVSGIKVGDPFDPTTQMGPLTMARQRARVEGYIAAGRAEGARIACGGGRPQGLDRGYYVEPTVFTDVTPHMKIVQEEIFGPVVSVLTYRDEDEAAEKANNSSYGLSGAVYTVDPERGYRMARRMRTGSVTINGMIVDPKHPFGGYKQSGIGREGGPEGLDNYLETKTIHYA from the coding sequence ATGAACGTGATGCACAGCCCCACGGTGGGTCCGAAGACGCCTGAAAGCTTCTTCATTAACGGGCGCTGGGTCGAGCCGATCTCGAAGCAATTGCTGAAGGTCGTTTCACCGGCGACGGAAGAACTGCTCTTGAGCTATCCCGAAGCCGGGCCGGCCGACATCGATCGCGCCGTCGCCGCGGCCCGCGCGGCCTTCGACAAGGGCCCCTGGCCGCAGATGTCGGCCACGGAGCGTGCGCGCTATCTGCGGCGCGTCGCGGAGCTCTTGAACGGGCGCCTCGACGAGATCGCACAGGCCTGGACGCTGCAGGTCGGCGCCCCGATCTCGCTGACCAAGAAGCTCGTTGGGCAGAACCCGACGCTCTTCAACTATTATGCCGACCTGATCGAGACCTTTGCCTTCGTCGACGAGCGCAAGCGCGACGACGGCGGCAGGGTGCGGGTGGTCAAAGAACCCGTCGGCGTTTGCGCCGCCATCACCCCGTGGAACGCGCCGCTGGTGCTGCTTTCCTACAAGGTCGCGGCGGGCCTTGCCGCCGGCTGTACCATGGTCGCGAAGCCGTCCCCCGAAACCCCGCTGGAAGCCTACATCCTGGCGGAATGCATCGAACGGGCAGGTTTGCCGGAAGGTGTGTTCAACATCGTGCCGGCCGGCCGCGAGGGCGGCGATCGTCTCGTTCGTCACAAGGGCATTGACAAGGTGGCGTTCACCGGCTCGACCGGCGCCGGCAAGCACATCGCCGCCGTTTGTTCGGAACGCCTGGCGCGGGTCAGCCTCGAGCTTGGCGGCAAATCGGCCGCGGTGCTCCTCGACGACGCCGACTTCCAGGCGGCCCTGCCGAGCCTGATGGTCTACACCATGCCGATCACAGGTCAGGTGTGCTTCTCGCTGACCCGTATCCTGGTGCCGGAGCGGCGCGAGAAGGAATTCCTCGACCTCTATCTGGGCGCGGTCTCCGGCATCAAGGTCGGCGACCCGTTCGACCCAACCACGCAGATGGGGCCGCTGACCATGGCGCGGCAGCGGGCGCGCGTGGAAGGCTACATCGCGGCGGGACGCGCCGAGGGAGCGCGCATTGCCTGCGGCGGCGGACGCCCACAGGGACTGGATCGAGGCTACTACGTCGAGCCGACCGTCTTCACCGACGTCACGCCGCACATGAAGATCGTGCAGGAGGAGATCTTCGGTCCGGTCGTCTCGGTGCTGACCTATCGCGACGAGGACGAGGCGGCCGAGAAGGCCAACAACTCCTCCTACGGGCTGTCTGGCGCGGTCTATACCGTCGACCCGGAACGCGGTTACCGCATGGCGCGGCGCATGCGCACCGGCTCGGTCACCATCAACGGCATGATCGTCGATCCGAAGCACCCCTTCGGCGGCTACAAACAGTCCGGCATCGGGCGCGAAGGCGGCCCGGAGGGGCTCGACAACTATCTGGAGACCAAGACCATCCACTACGCCTGA
- a CDS encoding amino acid ABC transporter substrate-binding protein, with translation MLRRTFIALTASAATLALAGAAYAQEVIKIGASAPKSGPLAGGAAMTHWPNIKLWMQEVNDAGGLKVGDKQMKLELVEYDDKTNGEEAIKNIQRLATVDEVDFIVAPYSTGLNIATAPAIARYGYPHIATTAATDGVKDFAGRWPNSFWMLGTSTQLAEGIVSTLAKMKDKGDIGNKVALVNVADAFGLELVAAAKPALDAAGFEIVYETSYPLGTQDLAPVISQAKAAAPDAFVAFSYPGDTFALTEQAQVQNLDVGVFYTGVGTAFPPFAGRFGAAANGIMGIGGINSEDPTVKAYIDKHKSVLNADPDYWASATTYAGLQILGQAIEKAGSLDRAAVVEAIKTNTFDTVIGPVAMPENVNPNVWTVGQWDGGVFKAVAAEGLDVAIEPAKKGGWQ, from the coding sequence ATGCTGAGACGTACATTCATTGCCCTGACCGCGTCCGCCGCGACGCTCGCCCTTGCCGGCGCCGCGTACGCCCAGGAGGTGATCAAGATCGGCGCCAGCGCGCCCAAGTCGGGACCTCTGGCGGGCGGCGCCGCGATGACCCACTGGCCGAACATCAAGCTCTGGATGCAGGAGGTCAACGACGCCGGCGGCCTCAAGGTCGGCGACAAGCAGATGAAGCTCGAACTGGTCGAATATGACGACAAGACCAATGGCGAGGAAGCGATCAAGAACATCCAGCGGCTCGCCACCGTGGACGAGGTCGACTTCATCGTCGCCCCCTATTCCACCGGGCTCAACATCGCGACCGCGCCGGCCATCGCCAGATACGGTTATCCGCACATTGCGACGACGGCAGCGACCGACGGCGTAAAGGATTTCGCCGGCCGCTGGCCGAATTCGTTCTGGATGCTCGGCACCTCGACCCAACTTGCCGAAGGCATCGTCTCGACGCTGGCCAAGATGAAGGACAAAGGCGATATCGGCAACAAGGTGGCACTGGTCAATGTCGCCGATGCCTTCGGCCTGGAACTGGTCGCCGCCGCCAAGCCGGCGCTCGACGCTGCCGGGTTCGAGATCGTCTACGAGACCTCCTACCCGCTAGGCACGCAGGATCTGGCCCCGGTCATCAGCCAGGCCAAGGCCGCCGCACCGGACGCATTCGTTGCATTTTCCTATCCGGGTGACACCTTCGCCCTGACCGAACAGGCACAGGTGCAGAACCTGGACGTAGGCGTCTTCTATACCGGTGTCGGGACCGCCTTCCCGCCATTCGCAGGCCGCTTCGGCGCGGCCGCCAATGGCATCATGGGTATCGGCGGCATCAACAGCGAAGATCCCACGGTCAAGGCCTATATCGACAAGCATAAATCGGTGCTGAACGCCGATCCGGACTATTGGGCCAGCGCAACGACTTATGCAGGCCTGCAAATCCTTGGCCAGGCGATCGAAAAGGCAGGTTCGCTCGACCGGGCGGCCGTCGTCGAGGCGATCAAGACCAACACTTTCGACACCGTGATCGGCCCGGTGGCCATGCCGGAAAACGTCAATCCGAACGTCTGGACCGTCGGTCAATGGGATGGCGGCGTCTTCAAGGCGGTCGCGGCCGAAGGCCTCGACGTGGCCATCGAACCCGCCAAGAAGGGTGGCTGGCAATAG
- a CDS encoding branched-chain amino acid ABC transporter permease, which produces MNILITGILLSGTYALVALGLTLQYGVARIMNLGNGETLVAACFVAFWLYAAYAINPLLGLLLIAPAAFLINWAIYALALAPLVKRAKNRGQLEADSILATFGLLFLLQGLMILGFGGEYRSYTFLAERFDLFGNSYGLNRVVAFAAAVVICSALWFFLYRTRQGTAMRAVAVDPNSANLVAIDVPRTAAIAFALGGALTACGGALISTFYTFNASMGVIFTMKALIIVIMGGVGDLRGAVLAALILGVSETLVASLIDPGLTLAATYALFILVLLFRPQGIFGRAPS; this is translated from the coding sequence ATGAACATACTGATTACCGGCATTCTGCTCAGCGGTACCTATGCGCTTGTTGCCCTCGGCCTGACGCTGCAATACGGCGTCGCCCGCATCATGAATCTCGGCAATGGCGAGACGCTGGTCGCAGCCTGTTTCGTCGCCTTCTGGCTCTATGCTGCTTATGCGATCAACCCGCTCCTCGGGCTTCTGCTGATCGCACCGGCCGCCTTTCTGATCAACTGGGCGATCTATGCCCTGGCCCTTGCGCCTCTGGTGAAACGGGCCAAGAACCGCGGCCAACTCGAGGCCGACTCCATCCTGGCGACCTTCGGCCTGCTCTTCCTGCTGCAGGGATTGATGATCCTCGGCTTCGGTGGTGAATACCGCTCCTACACCTTCCTGGCGGAGCGCTTCGACCTCTTCGGCAACTCCTACGGCCTGAACCGCGTCGTCGCCTTCGCGGCGGCGGTCGTGATCTGTTCTGCGCTCTGGTTCTTCCTTTACCGAACTCGCCAGGGCACGGCGATGCGTGCCGTCGCCGTCGATCCCAATTCGGCCAATCTCGTTGCCATCGACGTTCCGCGAACCGCAGCGATCGCCTTCGCACTCGGCGGGGCGCTGACCGCCTGCGGTGGCGCGCTGATTTCGACCTTTTACACCTTCAACGCGTCGATGGGCGTGATCTTCACCATGAAGGCGCTGATCATCGTCATCATGGGCGGCGTCGGCGACCTGCGCGGCGCTGTGCTTGCGGCCCTCATTCTCGGCGTCTCCGAGACACTCGTGGCGAGCCTGATCGATCCGGGCCTGACGCTCGCCGCAACCTACGCGCTCTTCATCCTGGTGCTCCTGTTCCGACCGCAGGGCATCTTCGGCAGGGCTCCGTCATGA
- a CDS encoding branched-chain amino acid ABC transporter permease, producing the protein MTAFTLKEWRWLAGGAVIAAVAALLPLFDQGFYLSISVNIMLYAALCTAWALFSGPTHYVSLATAAFYGLGTYSVGLGIDILPYPALVAIAAAIGAAAAGLVGAATLRISGVYFVIFTFGLAEFVRQVVTWTQTKFATAIGLYVFTDLAEQHIYWMLLALTVAVFLTGFLISRSRLGFAMNIIGNDETVARHVGIDTARAKVTLFMISGAFIAIAGAIMAPRYSYIEPPSAFNPMISFLVVIMALLGGTRRLWGPLVGVIPFTIMMDFVSSRFPNHTMIVIGLAFLAIVYVIPHGVTGLIEQLRERLKRRAEALGEERPA; encoded by the coding sequence ATGACCGCGTTCACTCTGAAAGAGTGGCGCTGGCTCGCCGGCGGAGCGGTGATTGCCGCGGTGGCGGCACTGCTGCCGCTGTTCGACCAGGGATTCTACCTCTCGATCTCCGTGAACATCATGCTCTATGCCGCGCTGTGCACGGCTTGGGCGCTGTTTTCCGGACCGACCCACTACGTATCTCTGGCAACGGCCGCCTTCTACGGGCTCGGTACCTACTCCGTCGGTCTCGGCATCGACATCCTGCCCTACCCGGCTCTGGTCGCTATAGCGGCGGCCATCGGCGCGGCGGCGGCCGGGCTGGTCGGCGCGGCGACCCTGCGCATCTCGGGCGTCTATTTCGTCATCTTCACCTTCGGGCTCGCCGAATTCGTCCGCCAGGTCGTGACCTGGACCCAGACCAAATTCGCAACCGCAATCGGCCTTTACGTCTTCACCGATCTTGCCGAGCAGCACATCTACTGGATGCTGCTCGCGCTGACGGTGGCCGTGTTCCTGACCGGCTTCCTGATCAGCCGGTCGCGTCTCGGCTTCGCCATGAATATCATCGGCAACGACGAGACGGTGGCACGCCATGTCGGCATCGACACCGCACGGGCAAAGGTGACGCTGTTCATGATCTCCGGCGCCTTCATCGCGATCGCCGGCGCAATCATGGCGCCGCGCTACTCCTATATCGAGCCGCCGTCGGCCTTCAATCCGATGATCTCCTTCCTCGTCGTGATCATGGCGCTGTTGGGGGGAACCAGGCGTCTCTGGGGGCCGCTGGTCGGCGTTATCCCGTTCACCATCATGATGGACTTCGTGTCCTCGCGATTCCCGAACCACACCATGATCGTGATCGGGCTCGCTTTTCTGGCCATTGTCTACGTTATCCCGCATGGCGTTACCGGGCTGATCGAGCAGTTGCGGGAAAGGCTGAAGAGGCGAGCCGAGGCCCTTGGTGAGGAGAGGCCGGCATGA
- a CDS encoding ABC transporter ATP-binding protein produces the protein MTEAAALSVHAARKAFGGLVAVNDVSFEVRPGALLGLIGPNGSGKTTMLNLISGALKPTAGAIELGGERISDLPAHRIAQRGVARTFQLVRMLPALDAEENVMAGAVFGHTRLWGEDARKRARDLLDRVGLRGRAHVPVGAFTYIDQKRVELARALASDPRVLLLDEWLAGLNPSELKIGIALIDELRREGRTIIMVEHVMDAIRELCDRCVVMSGGQKIAEGGVAETLSDPEVVRAYLGDEDA, from the coding sequence ATGACCGAAGCTGCCGCACTTTCCGTCCACGCGGCCCGAAAGGCGTTTGGCGGCCTGGTCGCCGTGAACGACGTCTCGTTCGAAGTCAGACCCGGCGCGTTGCTCGGCCTGATCGGACCCAACGGCTCCGGCAAGACCACGATGCTCAACCTGATCTCGGGCGCGCTGAAGCCGACCGCCGGCGCCATCGAGCTTGGCGGCGAGCGCATCTCGGACCTTCCGGCGCACAGGATCGCCCAGCGTGGCGTGGCGCGCACCTTCCAGCTCGTGCGCATGCTTCCGGCGCTGGACGCCGAGGAGAATGTCATGGCCGGGGCTGTCTTCGGCCACACGCGGCTATGGGGCGAGGATGCGCGCAAGCGGGCACGCGACCTGCTCGACCGTGTCGGCCTGCGAGGCCGCGCGCACGTTCCGGTCGGCGCCTTCACCTATATCGACCAGAAGCGCGTCGAACTCGCTCGCGCGCTCGCCTCCGATCCGCGCGTCCTGCTGCTCGACGAATGGCTGGCCGGGCTCAACCCAAGCGAGTTGAAGATCGGCATCGCCCTGATCGACGAGTTACGGCGCGAGGGCCGAACCATCATCATGGTCGAGCATGTGATGGACGCCATCCGAGAGCTGTGCGACCGTTGCGTTGTCATGTCGGGCGGACAGAAGATCGCCGAGGGCGGCGTCGCCGAGACCTTGTCGGATCCTGAGGTCGTGCGCGCCTATCTGGGAGACGAGGATGCTTGA